One window from the genome of Alosa alosa isolate M-15738 ecotype Scorff River chromosome 15, AALO_Geno_1.1, whole genome shotgun sequence encodes:
- the dhx40 gene encoding probable ATP-dependent RNA helicase DHX40 isoform X1, translated as MSTHVFYSSEACKLPIYQFKKELIQAVKDNTFLVVTGETGSGKTTQLPQYLYEAGLCKDGKIGVTQPRRVAAITVAQRVSQEMGMKLGEEVGYQVRFDDCTSKNTMIKYMTDGCMLREILADSVLTHYSVVVLDEAHERSLNTDILIGLLKKTMSKKTSHGRTVCLKVVVMSATLETEKLSAFLGHCPVFTIPGRTFPVTEKFLNLIGPKDTERSAYVKEVVKVALDVHTNERAGDILVFLTGQSEIQKACDLLFQKAEVIDYRYDVNDSSVEGLLILPLYGAMPTDQQKQIFQPPPEGIRKCVVATNIAATSLTINGIRYIVDSGFVKQLNHSPRAGMDILEVVPISKSEAQQRAGRAGRTSAGKCFRIYSKDYWEKCMPDYTVPEIQRTSLTAVILTLKCLGVHDVIRFPYLDRPEERLILTALKQLYQYDAIDRRGQVTSLGKLMVEFPLHPGLTRALLKAAALDCEDIMLPVAAMLSVENVFIRPGQPETQKEADQKHRQIASEAGSFNDFVMLLNVFEKCKASSDSPSAWCRDHWIHWRAVKSAFSVESQLREILHRLEEQGAVEKEKWDGSRSELFRRCLCLGYFTNVARRSIGKSFSTMDGHGSTVHIHPSSALSGQESQLDWIIFHDVLATSRMFVRTVCPIRYEWVKDLLPKLHEVDVYELSSVAREEVTDEEVAKWESKEALKRQAAESFEDVSKKLEKRNNENSITEARARYMQRKQERQQGKNQ; from the exons ATGTCTACCCACGTGTTCTATTCTTCGGAAGCTTGTAAACTACCCATTTATCAGTTCAAGAAAGAGCTCATCCAGGCGGTGAAAGACAACACTTTTCTGGTTGTCACTGGGGAGACTGGTAGTGGAAAAACTACACAGCTGCCTCAGTACCTTTACGAAGCAG GTCTATGTAAGGATGGTAAAATTGGCGTAACGCAGCCTCGGAGGGTGGCAGCCATCACTGTAGCCCAGAGGGTCTCCCAGGAGATGGGTATGAAACTTGGGGAAGAAGTTGGTTATCAAGTGCGCTTTGATGACTGCACATCCAAG AACACCATGATCAAGTACATGACCGATGGCTGCATGCTGAGGGAAATTCTCGCAGATTCAGTCCTCACTCATTACAGTGTCGTTGTTCTTGATGAGGCCCATGAACGGAGTTTGAACACG GACATCTTGATTGGGCTTTTGAAAAAGACTATGTCCAAAAAGACCTCACATGGCCGGACAGTGTGTCTGAAAGTGGTTGTCATGTCTGCAACATTGGAAACAGAGAAACTATCCGCTTTCTTGGGACACTGCCCAGTGTTTACCATCCCTGGTCGAACATTTCCTGTTACTGAGAAGTTCCTCAACCTGATTGGTCCAAAGGACACTGAGCGTTCAGCTTATGTTAAAGAG GTTGTCAAGGTGGCTCTTGATGTGCACACCAATGAAAGGGCCGGGGATATACTGGTGTTTCTGACAG GTCAATCAGAAATCCAGAAAGCCTGTGACCTATTGTTCCAGAAGGCTGAGGTCATAGACTACCGGTACGACGTGAACGACTCATCTGTTGAGGGCCTTCTCATCCTTCCTCTGTATGGAGCCATGCCAACAG ATCAGCAAAAGCAGATATTTCAGCCTCCTCCTGAAGGTATCAGGAAATGTGTGGTGGCCACCAATATAGCGGCTACATCTCTGACCATCAACGGAATAAG atATATTGTTGACAGTGGATTTGTGAAACAACTGAACCACAGCCCCAGGGCTGGCATGGACATACTTGAAGTTGTCCCCATATCAAA GAGTGAGGCCCAGCAGCGAGCAGGCAGAGCGGGGAGAACCTCTGCGGGGAAATGTTTCCGTATCTACAGCAAGGACTACTGGGAGAAGTGCATGCCAGACTACACAGTTCCGGAGATTCAGAGGACCAGTCTCACAGCAGTCATCCTCACACTCAAATGCCTGGGTGTTCATGATGTCATCAG GTTTCCATATTTGGATCGTCCAGAGGAGAGACTCATACTGACTGCTTTGAAGCAGCTCTATCAATATGATGCAATAGACAG GAGAGGTCAGGTTACCAGCTTGGGTAAGCTGATGGTAGAGTTCCCCCTCCACCCTGGCCTGACTAGAGCCCTGCTCAAGGCTGCTGCTTTGGACTGTGAGGACATCATGCTCCCTGTGGCTGCTATGTTGTCTGTGGAGAACGTCTTCATTCGACCAG GCCAGCCAGAGACACAGAAGGAAGCAGATCAGAAACATCGACAGATTGCATCGGAGGCTGGCAGCTTTAATGATTTTGTCATGCTCCTGAATGTGTTTGAAAAATGCAAAGCAAG CAGTGACAGTCCATCTGCCTGGTGCAGAGATCACTGGATCCATTGGAGGGCTGTGAAATCGGCATTCAGTGTGGAGTCTCAGCTCAGAGAGATCCTACACAGATTAGAGGAG CAGGGAGCGGTTGAGAAGGAGAAGTGGGATGGCAGTAGGAGTGAGCTCTTCAGAAGATGTCTATGCCTTGGGTACTTCACCAATGTTGCCAGGAG GTCTATAGGGAAATCATTCTCCACAATGGATGGGCATGGATCCACTGTACACATTCATCCATCTTCAGCG CTCTCTGGCCAGGAGTCCCAGCTGGACTGGATCATCTTCCACGATGTGCTAGCCACCTCGCGGATGTTTGTGCGGACAGTGTGCCCAATCCGCTATGAGTGGGTAAAGGACTTGCTGCCTAAGTTGCATGAGGTGGACGTGTATGAGCTGAGCAGTGTTGCACGAGAGGAAGTGACCGATGAGGAGGTTGCAAAGTGGGAATCCAAAGAAGCCTTGAAAAGACAAGCTG CAGAATCATTTGAAGATGTTTCCAAAAAGCTTGAGAAGCGGAATAATGAAAATTCCATCACAGAGGCTCGTGCACGGTACATGCAACGGAAACAGGAACGTCAACAAGGGAAAAATCAATGA
- the dhx40 gene encoding probable ATP-dependent RNA helicase DHX40 isoform X3, whose protein sequence is MSTHVFYSSEACKLPIYQFKKELIQAVKDNTFLVVTGETGSGKTTQLPQYLYEAGLCKDGKIGVTQPRRVAAITVAQRVSQEMGMKLGEEVGYQVRFDDCTSKNTMIKYMTDGCMLREILADSVLTHYSVVVLDEAHERSLNTDILIGLLKKTMSKKTSHGRTVCLKVVVMSATLETEKLSAFLGHCPVFTIPGRTFPVTEKFLNLIGPKDTERSAYVKEVVKVALDVHTNERAGDILVFLTGQSEIQKACDLLFQKAEVIDYRYDVNDSSVEGLLILPLYGAMPTDQQKQIFQPPPEGIRKCVVATNIAATSLTINGIRYIVDSGFVKQLNHSPRAGMDILEVVPISKSEAQQRAGRAGRTSAGKCFRIYSKDYWEKCMPDYTVPEIQRTSLTAVILTLKCLGVHDVIRFPYLDRPEERLILTALKQLYQYDAIDRRGQVTSLGKLMVEFPLHPGLTRALLKAAALDCEDIMLPVAAMLSVENVFIRPGQPETQKEADQKHRQIASEAGSFNDFVMLLNVFEKCKASSDSPSAWCRDHWIHWRAVKSAFSVESQLREILHRLEEQGAVEKEKWDGSRSELFRRCLCLGYFTNVARRSIGKSFSTMDGHGSTVHIHPSSALSGQESQLDWIIFHDVLATSRMFVRTVCPIRYEWVKDLLPKLHEVDVYELSSVAREEVTDEEVAKWESKEALKRQAESFEDVSKKLEKRNNENSITEARARYMQRKQERQQGKNQ, encoded by the exons ATGTCTACCCACGTGTTCTATTCTTCGGAAGCTTGTAAACTACCCATTTATCAGTTCAAGAAAGAGCTCATCCAGGCGGTGAAAGACAACACTTTTCTGGTTGTCACTGGGGAGACTGGTAGTGGAAAAACTACACAGCTGCCTCAGTACCTTTACGAAGCAG GTCTATGTAAGGATGGTAAAATTGGCGTAACGCAGCCTCGGAGGGTGGCAGCCATCACTGTAGCCCAGAGGGTCTCCCAGGAGATGGGTATGAAACTTGGGGAAGAAGTTGGTTATCAAGTGCGCTTTGATGACTGCACATCCAAG AACACCATGATCAAGTACATGACCGATGGCTGCATGCTGAGGGAAATTCTCGCAGATTCAGTCCTCACTCATTACAGTGTCGTTGTTCTTGATGAGGCCCATGAACGGAGTTTGAACACG GACATCTTGATTGGGCTTTTGAAAAAGACTATGTCCAAAAAGACCTCACATGGCCGGACAGTGTGTCTGAAAGTGGTTGTCATGTCTGCAACATTGGAAACAGAGAAACTATCCGCTTTCTTGGGACACTGCCCAGTGTTTACCATCCCTGGTCGAACATTTCCTGTTACTGAGAAGTTCCTCAACCTGATTGGTCCAAAGGACACTGAGCGTTCAGCTTATGTTAAAGAG GTTGTCAAGGTGGCTCTTGATGTGCACACCAATGAAAGGGCCGGGGATATACTGGTGTTTCTGACAG GTCAATCAGAAATCCAGAAAGCCTGTGACCTATTGTTCCAGAAGGCTGAGGTCATAGACTACCGGTACGACGTGAACGACTCATCTGTTGAGGGCCTTCTCATCCTTCCTCTGTATGGAGCCATGCCAACAG ATCAGCAAAAGCAGATATTTCAGCCTCCTCCTGAAGGTATCAGGAAATGTGTGGTGGCCACCAATATAGCGGCTACATCTCTGACCATCAACGGAATAAG atATATTGTTGACAGTGGATTTGTGAAACAACTGAACCACAGCCCCAGGGCTGGCATGGACATACTTGAAGTTGTCCCCATATCAAA GAGTGAGGCCCAGCAGCGAGCAGGCAGAGCGGGGAGAACCTCTGCGGGGAAATGTTTCCGTATCTACAGCAAGGACTACTGGGAGAAGTGCATGCCAGACTACACAGTTCCGGAGATTCAGAGGACCAGTCTCACAGCAGTCATCCTCACACTCAAATGCCTGGGTGTTCATGATGTCATCAG GTTTCCATATTTGGATCGTCCAGAGGAGAGACTCATACTGACTGCTTTGAAGCAGCTCTATCAATATGATGCAATAGACAG GAGAGGTCAGGTTACCAGCTTGGGTAAGCTGATGGTAGAGTTCCCCCTCCACCCTGGCCTGACTAGAGCCCTGCTCAAGGCTGCTGCTTTGGACTGTGAGGACATCATGCTCCCTGTGGCTGCTATGTTGTCTGTGGAGAACGTCTTCATTCGACCAG GCCAGCCAGAGACACAGAAGGAAGCAGATCAGAAACATCGACAGATTGCATCGGAGGCTGGCAGCTTTAATGATTTTGTCATGCTCCTGAATGTGTTTGAAAAATGCAAAGCAAG CAGTGACAGTCCATCTGCCTGGTGCAGAGATCACTGGATCCATTGGAGGGCTGTGAAATCGGCATTCAGTGTGGAGTCTCAGCTCAGAGAGATCCTACACAGATTAGAGGAG CAGGGAGCGGTTGAGAAGGAGAAGTGGGATGGCAGTAGGAGTGAGCTCTTCAGAAGATGTCTATGCCTTGGGTACTTCACCAATGTTGCCAGGAG GTCTATAGGGAAATCATTCTCCACAATGGATGGGCATGGATCCACTGTACACATTCATCCATCTTCAGCG CTCTCTGGCCAGGAGTCCCAGCTGGACTGGATCATCTTCCACGATGTGCTAGCCACCTCGCGGATGTTTGTGCGGACAGTGTGCCCAATCCGCTATGAGTGGGTAAAGGACTTGCTGCCTAAGTTGCATGAGGTGGACGTGTATGAGCTGAGCAGTGTTGCACGAGAGGAAGTGACCGATGAGGAGGTTGCAAAGTGGGAATCCAAAGAAGCCTTGAAAAGACAAGCTG AATCATTTGAAGATGTTTCCAAAAAGCTTGAGAAGCGGAATAATGAAAATTCCATCACAGAGGCTCGTGCACGGTACATGCAACGGAAACAGGAACGTCAACAAGGGAAAAATCAATGA
- the LOC125308400 gene encoding zona pellucida sperm-binding protein 4-like, translated as MCESQRIILLILIFNTLPDEEHCVTFSSKDANLLVELNQNGEDPITSSLGLLALSGMQQVLLKEKLSGYCDNRGFHIIIQSSVTVPPLALDSVHIAYNRSSTCKPKFKSSQWVMFQFPLTDCGSKFKLFSGHISYWVTIFGGKVFHLKLGSIFRDPQFKLTVQCTYMLHGAMTLRAEVQKAISAQYRSVKDEGLLRIKMRFAKDASYSSFHKDSDPLKYVLGDPVFVEVLLLKREDGELVLYLRDCWATPSEDPRDMRIWNLLIDGCPFHGDSHHTELINVAPGDGVTFPQHHKRFMIRMFSFVKSQVSQALVYMHCNAEVCKGVECSVPSCNQEPRHLKPNQDEENGDEAFQNAIVSEGPLLLE; from the exons ATGTGTGAATCACAACGAATTATACTTTTAATTTTGATCTTTAATACTCTACCTGACGAAGAACATTGTGTCACATTTTCATCAAAG GATGCAAATCTATTGGTGGAACTTAATCAAAATGGAGAGGACCCAATTACAAGCAGCCTGGGCCTACTTGCACTTAGTGGAATGCAACAAGTCTTACTCAAAG aGAAACTGTCTGGCTACTGTGACAACAGGGGATTTCACATCATCATTCAAAGTAGTGTCACAGTTCCTCCACTGGCCTTAGACTCAGTCCATATTGCCTACAACAGAAGCTCCACTTGCAAGCCGAAGTTCAAGAGCAGTCAGTGGGTGATGTTTCAGTTCCCACTGACAGACTGTGGTTCGAAGTTCAAG CTTTTTAGTGGCCACATTTCCTACTGGGTTACTATATTTGGAGGAAAAGTTTTTCATCTTAAACTTGGGTCAATCTTCCGTGATCCTCAGTTCAA ACTCACTGTGCAGTGCACTTACATGCTCCATGGTGCAATGACACTAAGAGCAGAAGTCCAGAAAGCCATATCTGCCCAATACCGATCTGTAAAAGATGAGGGGTTGCTTCGTATCAAAATGAGATTTGCTAAAG atGCATCTTATAGCTCCTTTCACAAGGATAGTGATCCATTGAAGTATGTGTTGGGAGATCCTGTTTTTGTTGAAGTGCTCCTTCTCAAACGGGAAGATGGGGAACTCGTGCTATACTTAAGAGACTGTTGGGCAACACCATCAGAAGATCCCCGAGACATGCGTATATGGAATCTACTCATTGATGG GTGTCCCTTTCATGGAGACAGCCACCACACTGAGCTCATCAATGTGGCCCCTGGGGACGGAGTGACGTTTCCACAGCACCACAAGCGATTCATGATCCGAATGTTTTCCTTTGTGAAATCCCAGGTGTCTCAAGCCTTA GTTTATATGCACTGTAATGCTGAGGTCTGCAAAGGAGTTGAGTGCTCTGTGCCTTCTTGTAACCAGG AGCCGAGGCACCTAAAGCCAAACCAAGATGAAGAAAATGGAGATGAAGCTTTTCAAAATGCTATAGTTTCTGAAGGCCCCCTCTTATTGGAATGA
- the dhx40 gene encoding probable ATP-dependent RNA helicase DHX40 isoform X2, giving the protein MSTHVFYSSEACKLPIYQFKKELIQAVKDNTFLVVTGETGSGKTTQLPQYLYEAGLCKDGKIGVTQPRRVAAITVAQRVSQEMGMKLGEEVGYQVRFDDCTSKNTMIKYMTDGCMLREILADSVLTHYSVVVLDEAHERSLNTDILIGLLKKTMSKKTSHGRTVCLKVVVMSATLETEKLSAFLGHCPVFTIPGRTFPVTEKFLNLIGPKDTERSAYVKEVVKVALDVHTNERAGDILVFLTGQSEIQKACDLLFQKAEVIDYRYDVNDSSVEGLLILPLYGAMPTDQQKQIFQPPPEGIRKCVVATNIAATSLTINGIRYIVDSGFVKQLNHSPRAGMDILEVVPISKSEAQQRAGRAGRTSAGKCFRIYSKDYWEKCMPDYTVPEIQRTSLTAVILTLKCLGVHDVIRFPYLDRPEERLILTALKQLYQYDAIDRRGQVTSLGKLMVEFPLHPGLTRALLKAAALDCEDIMLPVAAMLSVENVFIRPGQPETQKEADQKHRQIASEAGSFNDFVMLLNVFEKCKASDSPSAWCRDHWIHWRAVKSAFSVESQLREILHRLEEQGAVEKEKWDGSRSELFRRCLCLGYFTNVARRSIGKSFSTMDGHGSTVHIHPSSALSGQESQLDWIIFHDVLATSRMFVRTVCPIRYEWVKDLLPKLHEVDVYELSSVAREEVTDEEVAKWESKEALKRQAAESFEDVSKKLEKRNNENSITEARARYMQRKQERQQGKNQ; this is encoded by the exons ATGTCTACCCACGTGTTCTATTCTTCGGAAGCTTGTAAACTACCCATTTATCAGTTCAAGAAAGAGCTCATCCAGGCGGTGAAAGACAACACTTTTCTGGTTGTCACTGGGGAGACTGGTAGTGGAAAAACTACACAGCTGCCTCAGTACCTTTACGAAGCAG GTCTATGTAAGGATGGTAAAATTGGCGTAACGCAGCCTCGGAGGGTGGCAGCCATCACTGTAGCCCAGAGGGTCTCCCAGGAGATGGGTATGAAACTTGGGGAAGAAGTTGGTTATCAAGTGCGCTTTGATGACTGCACATCCAAG AACACCATGATCAAGTACATGACCGATGGCTGCATGCTGAGGGAAATTCTCGCAGATTCAGTCCTCACTCATTACAGTGTCGTTGTTCTTGATGAGGCCCATGAACGGAGTTTGAACACG GACATCTTGATTGGGCTTTTGAAAAAGACTATGTCCAAAAAGACCTCACATGGCCGGACAGTGTGTCTGAAAGTGGTTGTCATGTCTGCAACATTGGAAACAGAGAAACTATCCGCTTTCTTGGGACACTGCCCAGTGTTTACCATCCCTGGTCGAACATTTCCTGTTACTGAGAAGTTCCTCAACCTGATTGGTCCAAAGGACACTGAGCGTTCAGCTTATGTTAAAGAG GTTGTCAAGGTGGCTCTTGATGTGCACACCAATGAAAGGGCCGGGGATATACTGGTGTTTCTGACAG GTCAATCAGAAATCCAGAAAGCCTGTGACCTATTGTTCCAGAAGGCTGAGGTCATAGACTACCGGTACGACGTGAACGACTCATCTGTTGAGGGCCTTCTCATCCTTCCTCTGTATGGAGCCATGCCAACAG ATCAGCAAAAGCAGATATTTCAGCCTCCTCCTGAAGGTATCAGGAAATGTGTGGTGGCCACCAATATAGCGGCTACATCTCTGACCATCAACGGAATAAG atATATTGTTGACAGTGGATTTGTGAAACAACTGAACCACAGCCCCAGGGCTGGCATGGACATACTTGAAGTTGTCCCCATATCAAA GAGTGAGGCCCAGCAGCGAGCAGGCAGAGCGGGGAGAACCTCTGCGGGGAAATGTTTCCGTATCTACAGCAAGGACTACTGGGAGAAGTGCATGCCAGACTACACAGTTCCGGAGATTCAGAGGACCAGTCTCACAGCAGTCATCCTCACACTCAAATGCCTGGGTGTTCATGATGTCATCAG GTTTCCATATTTGGATCGTCCAGAGGAGAGACTCATACTGACTGCTTTGAAGCAGCTCTATCAATATGATGCAATAGACAG GAGAGGTCAGGTTACCAGCTTGGGTAAGCTGATGGTAGAGTTCCCCCTCCACCCTGGCCTGACTAGAGCCCTGCTCAAGGCTGCTGCTTTGGACTGTGAGGACATCATGCTCCCTGTGGCTGCTATGTTGTCTGTGGAGAACGTCTTCATTCGACCAG GCCAGCCAGAGACACAGAAGGAAGCAGATCAGAAACATCGACAGATTGCATCGGAGGCTGGCAGCTTTAATGATTTTGTCATGCTCCTGAATGTGTTTGAAAAATGCAAAGCAAG TGACAGTCCATCTGCCTGGTGCAGAGATCACTGGATCCATTGGAGGGCTGTGAAATCGGCATTCAGTGTGGAGTCTCAGCTCAGAGAGATCCTACACAGATTAGAGGAG CAGGGAGCGGTTGAGAAGGAGAAGTGGGATGGCAGTAGGAGTGAGCTCTTCAGAAGATGTCTATGCCTTGGGTACTTCACCAATGTTGCCAGGAG GTCTATAGGGAAATCATTCTCCACAATGGATGGGCATGGATCCACTGTACACATTCATCCATCTTCAGCG CTCTCTGGCCAGGAGTCCCAGCTGGACTGGATCATCTTCCACGATGTGCTAGCCACCTCGCGGATGTTTGTGCGGACAGTGTGCCCAATCCGCTATGAGTGGGTAAAGGACTTGCTGCCTAAGTTGCATGAGGTGGACGTGTATGAGCTGAGCAGTGTTGCACGAGAGGAAGTGACCGATGAGGAGGTTGCAAAGTGGGAATCCAAAGAAGCCTTGAAAAGACAAGCTG CAGAATCATTTGAAGATGTTTCCAAAAAGCTTGAGAAGCGGAATAATGAAAATTCCATCACAGAGGCTCGTGCACGGTACATGCAACGGAAACAGGAACGTCAACAAGGGAAAAATCAATGA
- the dhx40 gene encoding probable ATP-dependent RNA helicase DHX40 isoform X4: protein MSTHVFYSSEACKLPIYQFKKELIQAVKDNTFLVVTGETGSGKTTQLPQYLYEAGLCKDGKIGVTQPRRVAAITVAQRVSQEMGMKLGEEVGYQVRFDDCTSKNTMIKYMTDGCMLREILADSVLTHYSVVVLDEAHERSLNTDILIGLLKKTMSKKTSHGRTVCLKVVVMSATLETEKLSAFLGHCPVFTIPGRTFPVTEKFLNLIGPKDTERSAYVKEVVKVALDVHTNERAGDILVFLTGQSEIQKACDLLFQKAEVIDYRYDVNDSSVEGLLILPLYGAMPTDQQKQIFQPPPEGIRKCVVATNIAATSLTINGIRYIVDSGFVKQLNHSPRAGMDILEVVPISKSEAQQRAGRAGRTSAGKCFRIYSKDYWEKCMPDYTVPEIQRTSLTAVILTLKCLGVHDVIRFPYLDRPEERLILTALKQLYQYDAIDRRGQVTSLGKLMVEFPLHPGLTRALLKAAALDCEDIMLPVAAMLSVENVFIRPGQPETQKEADQKHRQIASEAGSFNDFVMLLNVFEKCKASDSPSAWCRDHWIHWRAVKSAFSVESQLREILHRLEEQGAVEKEKWDGSRSELFRRCLCLGYFTNVARRSIGKSFSTMDGHGSTVHIHPSSALSGQESQLDWIIFHDVLATSRMFVRTVCPIRYEWVKDLLPKLHEVDVYELSSVAREEVTDEEVAKWESKEALKRQAESFEDVSKKLEKRNNENSITEARARYMQRKQERQQGKNQ from the exons ATGTCTACCCACGTGTTCTATTCTTCGGAAGCTTGTAAACTACCCATTTATCAGTTCAAGAAAGAGCTCATCCAGGCGGTGAAAGACAACACTTTTCTGGTTGTCACTGGGGAGACTGGTAGTGGAAAAACTACACAGCTGCCTCAGTACCTTTACGAAGCAG GTCTATGTAAGGATGGTAAAATTGGCGTAACGCAGCCTCGGAGGGTGGCAGCCATCACTGTAGCCCAGAGGGTCTCCCAGGAGATGGGTATGAAACTTGGGGAAGAAGTTGGTTATCAAGTGCGCTTTGATGACTGCACATCCAAG AACACCATGATCAAGTACATGACCGATGGCTGCATGCTGAGGGAAATTCTCGCAGATTCAGTCCTCACTCATTACAGTGTCGTTGTTCTTGATGAGGCCCATGAACGGAGTTTGAACACG GACATCTTGATTGGGCTTTTGAAAAAGACTATGTCCAAAAAGACCTCACATGGCCGGACAGTGTGTCTGAAAGTGGTTGTCATGTCTGCAACATTGGAAACAGAGAAACTATCCGCTTTCTTGGGACACTGCCCAGTGTTTACCATCCCTGGTCGAACATTTCCTGTTACTGAGAAGTTCCTCAACCTGATTGGTCCAAAGGACACTGAGCGTTCAGCTTATGTTAAAGAG GTTGTCAAGGTGGCTCTTGATGTGCACACCAATGAAAGGGCCGGGGATATACTGGTGTTTCTGACAG GTCAATCAGAAATCCAGAAAGCCTGTGACCTATTGTTCCAGAAGGCTGAGGTCATAGACTACCGGTACGACGTGAACGACTCATCTGTTGAGGGCCTTCTCATCCTTCCTCTGTATGGAGCCATGCCAACAG ATCAGCAAAAGCAGATATTTCAGCCTCCTCCTGAAGGTATCAGGAAATGTGTGGTGGCCACCAATATAGCGGCTACATCTCTGACCATCAACGGAATAAG atATATTGTTGACAGTGGATTTGTGAAACAACTGAACCACAGCCCCAGGGCTGGCATGGACATACTTGAAGTTGTCCCCATATCAAA GAGTGAGGCCCAGCAGCGAGCAGGCAGAGCGGGGAGAACCTCTGCGGGGAAATGTTTCCGTATCTACAGCAAGGACTACTGGGAGAAGTGCATGCCAGACTACACAGTTCCGGAGATTCAGAGGACCAGTCTCACAGCAGTCATCCTCACACTCAAATGCCTGGGTGTTCATGATGTCATCAG GTTTCCATATTTGGATCGTCCAGAGGAGAGACTCATACTGACTGCTTTGAAGCAGCTCTATCAATATGATGCAATAGACAG GAGAGGTCAGGTTACCAGCTTGGGTAAGCTGATGGTAGAGTTCCCCCTCCACCCTGGCCTGACTAGAGCCCTGCTCAAGGCTGCTGCTTTGGACTGTGAGGACATCATGCTCCCTGTGGCTGCTATGTTGTCTGTGGAGAACGTCTTCATTCGACCAG GCCAGCCAGAGACACAGAAGGAAGCAGATCAGAAACATCGACAGATTGCATCGGAGGCTGGCAGCTTTAATGATTTTGTCATGCTCCTGAATGTGTTTGAAAAATGCAAAGCAAG TGACAGTCCATCTGCCTGGTGCAGAGATCACTGGATCCATTGGAGGGCTGTGAAATCGGCATTCAGTGTGGAGTCTCAGCTCAGAGAGATCCTACACAGATTAGAGGAG CAGGGAGCGGTTGAGAAGGAGAAGTGGGATGGCAGTAGGAGTGAGCTCTTCAGAAGATGTCTATGCCTTGGGTACTTCACCAATGTTGCCAGGAG GTCTATAGGGAAATCATTCTCCACAATGGATGGGCATGGATCCACTGTACACATTCATCCATCTTCAGCG CTCTCTGGCCAGGAGTCCCAGCTGGACTGGATCATCTTCCACGATGTGCTAGCCACCTCGCGGATGTTTGTGCGGACAGTGTGCCCAATCCGCTATGAGTGGGTAAAGGACTTGCTGCCTAAGTTGCATGAGGTGGACGTGTATGAGCTGAGCAGTGTTGCACGAGAGGAAGTGACCGATGAGGAGGTTGCAAAGTGGGAATCCAAAGAAGCCTTGAAAAGACAAGCTG AATCATTTGAAGATGTTTCCAAAAAGCTTGAGAAGCGGAATAATGAAAATTCCATCACAGAGGCTCGTGCACGGTACATGCAACGGAAACAGGAACGTCAACAAGGGAAAAATCAATGA